The following proteins are co-located in the Imtechella halotolerans genome:
- a CDS encoding ketopantoate reductase family protein: MKIAIIGIGGVGGYFGGKLAKTSHHVTFVVRGDNLQAIRERGLQVRSIYGDFIVRPDKVTDAVSDLDTPDLVLLAVKSWQVAEIASTLKPFLAEHSLVLPLQNGADNVEKLLEVLPAKNVLSGLCKIISYVEGPGQIHHQAFHPQVIYGYPDNRIDGRLRAVKAVFDEAKVDNSIAQDINLEVWRKYTFITTLSGMGALTRMPVGVLRSDEYLRNMMLQTAQEIKMVANAKGIALNDFDVERVMESIDKQDSATTASMQRDMMQGKPSELENFNGYVMREGLRLGIPVPVNTLIYRLLLPMEEQARHY; encoded by the coding sequence ATGAAAATTGCAATTATTGGAATTGGCGGAGTAGGTGGTTATTTTGGAGGAAAATTAGCCAAAACATCTCATCACGTTACCTTTGTTGTAAGGGGGGATAATTTACAGGCTATACGTGAGAGGGGATTACAAGTTCGGAGTATATATGGTGATTTTATTGTTAGACCAGACAAAGTTACTGATGCAGTTAGCGATTTAGATACTCCTGATTTGGTATTATTGGCAGTAAAATCTTGGCAGGTAGCAGAGATTGCATCCACGCTTAAGCCCTTTTTGGCTGAACATTCGTTGGTTTTACCATTACAGAATGGAGCGGATAATGTAGAAAAATTGTTAGAAGTACTTCCAGCTAAAAATGTACTCTCAGGTTTGTGTAAAATTATAAGCTATGTTGAAGGTCCAGGGCAGATCCACCATCAAGCGTTTCATCCACAAGTAATCTATGGGTATCCAGATAATAGAATTGATGGTCGTCTTCGAGCTGTAAAGGCTGTTTTTGATGAAGCTAAAGTTGATAATTCTATTGCACAAGATATCAATCTAGAAGTATGGAGAAAATATACTTTTATAACTACTTTAAGTGGGATGGGTGCACTAACTAGGATGCCTGTAGGTGTATTACGCTCAGATGAATATTTACGTAATATGATGTTGCAAACCGCTCAGGAGATTAAAATGGTAGCTAATGCTAAGGGAATTGCCCTAAATGATTTTGATGTTGAAAGAGTGATGGAGTCAATAGATAAGCAGGATAGTGCTACTACTGCATCTATGCAACGTGATATGATGCAGGGGAAACCTTCTGAACTCGAAAACTTTAACGGGTATGTGATGCGAGAAGGACTTCGATTAGGAATCCCAGTTCCTGTGAATACTCTTATTTATCGGTTGTTACTTCCTATGGAGGAACAGGCAAGGCATTACTAA
- a CDS encoding cell division protein FtsX, which translates to MSKSFERYQKRKLISSYFSVVLSIALVLFLLGVLGLLVLNTKKLANHFKEQVAITVYLKDNAKEVDINHLQKSLAMAEYSKSAEFVSKEIAAENFSKEIGENFVEFIGDNPLQNSIDVYLKADYVTPIAIDSIATTLTTKDYVSEVSYDKPLIGLLNDNVKRISLGILIASGIFTLIAILLINSSIRLSIYSKRFIIKTMQMVGATKGFIRRPFILNNIKLGIIGALVAIAGMATGLYYLDGRFPELGLLKDSTTLTLIFGGILLTGIVISWLSTFFAAQRFLNLRTDDLYY; encoded by the coding sequence ATGAGCAAATCCTTTGAGCGCTATCAAAAACGCAAACTTATATCTTCATACTTTTCCGTGGTACTTAGTATTGCGTTAGTACTGTTTTTATTGGGTGTATTAGGATTACTTGTCCTAAACACAAAAAAATTAGCTAACCATTTCAAGGAACAAGTGGCAATAACAGTCTATTTAAAAGATAATGCCAAAGAGGTTGATATCAATCACCTGCAGAAAAGCCTAGCAATGGCTGAATATTCCAAATCAGCTGAATTTGTTTCAAAGGAAATTGCCGCAGAGAACTTCAGTAAAGAAATTGGCGAAAATTTTGTAGAATTTATTGGTGATAATCCATTACAAAATTCCATTGATGTATACCTTAAAGCGGACTACGTAACACCTATAGCCATTGATTCCATTGCAACAACACTTACAACCAAAGACTATGTTTCCGAAGTTTCCTACGACAAACCACTTATAGGTTTATTAAATGATAATGTGAAGCGTATTAGTCTTGGAATCCTCATTGCCAGCGGTATTTTTACGTTAATCGCCATACTTTTAATTAACTCTTCCATTCGTCTCTCTATATACTCCAAGAGGTTTATTATAAAGACAATGCAGATGGTTGGTGCCACCAAAGGCTTTATTAGAAGACCCTTTATCCTAAACAATATAAAATTAGGTATTATAGGAGCCTTGGTTGCAATAGCTGGTATGGCAACTGGATTATATTATCTTGATGGACGTTTTCCCGAACTTGGATTGTTAAAGGATTCTACAACTTTGACACTCATTTTTGGAGGAATTCTACTTACAGGCATTGTTATAAGCTGGTTAAGCACTTTTTTTGCAGCTCAGCGTTTTCTAAATTTACGAACTGACGATTTATACTATTAA
- a CDS encoding DUF3098 domain-containing protein: MKKEEKQQHDFIFHKKNYLFMFIGLAVIALGFILMSGGGSNDPNVFDESIFDFQRIRLAPTLVLIGFAIEVYAILLNPNKKK, encoded by the coding sequence ATGAAGAAAGAAGAAAAACAGCAACATGATTTTATTTTCCATAAAAAGAATTATCTATTTATGTTTATTGGATTGGCGGTAATTGCCCTTGGATTTATCCTTATGAGCGGTGGAGGCAGTAATGATCCAAATGTTTTTGATGAATCTATTTTTGATTTCCAAAGAATTAGGTTGGCTCCTACACTGGTTCTCATTGGTTTTGCTATAGAAGTTTACGCAATCCTATTAAATCCTAACAAGAAAAAATAA
- a CDS encoding undecaprenyl-diphosphate phosphatase: MDLIKAIVLAIIEGLTEYLPVSSTGHMIIASSFMGIASDDFTKLFTIVIQLGAILSVLVLYWKRFFQSVDFYLKLLVAFIPAVILGSLFSGLIDQLLESPLIVAIFLVIGGFLLLKIDTLFTPSENQEIGYKTAFKIGCFQCLAMIPGVSRSAASIIGGMSQKLNRTTAAEFSFFLAIPTMLGATAKKSFDYYQNGLTITPEQVNALIIGNAIAFIVGMIAIKSFITYLGKHGFKIFGYYRIFIGVVLLIIHYFVQPLTTF; this comes from the coding sequence ATGGATTTAATAAAAGCCATTGTACTGGCCATTATTGAAGGCCTTACAGAATATTTACCCGTTTCCTCTACAGGACATATGATTATTGCCTCCTCCTTTATGGGGATTGCTTCTGATGACTTTACAAAGCTGTTTACAATTGTAATTCAATTGGGAGCCATTCTATCAGTTTTAGTTCTCTATTGGAAACGCTTTTTCCAATCAGTTGATTTCTATTTAAAATTACTGGTGGCGTTTATACCGGCCGTAATATTGGGATCTTTATTTAGTGGCCTTATAGATCAATTACTAGAAAGCCCATTGATTGTTGCCATTTTCCTGGTCATCGGGGGTTTTTTACTTCTTAAAATAGACACACTATTCACTCCATCTGAAAATCAAGAGATTGGCTATAAAACTGCATTTAAAATAGGATGTTTTCAATGTTTAGCAATGATTCCAGGAGTATCCCGCAGTGCTGCTAGCATTATTGGAGGAATGTCTCAAAAGTTAAATAGAACAACCGCTGCTGAGTTTTCATTTTTCTTAGCCATACCTACGATGCTAGGAGCCACAGCTAAAAAAAGTTTTGACTATTACCAAAATGGTCTGACCATAACACCTGAACAAGTAAACGCTTTAATTATAGGTAATGCTATTGCATTTATAGTAGGAATGATTGCAATTAAATCATTTATTACTTATTTGGGCAAACACGGATTCAAAATATTCGGATATTATCGAATTTTTATTGGTGTTGTACTTTTGATCATCCATTACTTTGTGCAACCCCTAACAACATTTTAA
- the truB gene encoding tRNA pseudouridine(55) synthase TruB, translating into MSFYTEEQLKEGQILLIDKPLEWSSFQAVNKLKWAILKRFKLKKIKIGHAGTLDPLASGLLVICTGKFTKKIPEFQGQEKEYTGTITLGGTTPSYDLETAISDYFPIDHLTNDLILDTTNKFIGTIQQRPPVFSALKKDGKRLYEMAREGKEVEVPLRTVVISTFEITRIELPEVDFRVVCSKGTYIRSLAFDFGRALESGGFLSALRRTRIGNFNVSDAIMPESFVTKLEEA; encoded by the coding sequence ATGTCATTTTACACAGAAGAACAATTAAAAGAAGGGCAGATACTTCTTATAGACAAACCCCTTGAATGGTCCTCATTTCAAGCTGTCAACAAATTAAAATGGGCTATATTAAAACGATTTAAACTAAAGAAAATAAAAATAGGTCACGCTGGCACTTTAGATCCATTAGCCAGCGGTCTTCTTGTTATTTGCACTGGAAAATTTACCAAAAAAATACCTGAATTTCAAGGACAAGAAAAAGAATATACTGGGACCATTACTTTAGGTGGAACCACCCCATCTTATGACCTCGAAACCGCAATAAGCGATTACTTTCCAATAGATCATCTTACAAATGACCTAATCCTTGACACCACCAATAAGTTTATTGGCACTATACAACAAAGACCACCTGTTTTTTCCGCTTTAAAAAAAGATGGTAAACGCCTCTATGAGATGGCTAGAGAAGGGAAGGAAGTAGAAGTTCCATTACGCACAGTAGTTATTTCAACCTTCGAAATTACACGAATTGAATTGCCAGAGGTGGATTTTAGGGTTGTTTGTAGTAAAGGAACCTATATTAGGTCACTAGCATTTGATTTCGGTCGAGCATTGGAATCAGGAGGTTTCCTTTCTGCTCTTCGAAGAACACGAATTGGAAATTTCAATGTTTCAGATGCTATAATGCCAGAATCATTTGTTACTAAACTTGAAGAGGCTTAA
- a CDS encoding energy transducer TonB family protein — MMKLERHHYAAIISGLILSITVLIAFNIHLGSLGEEEEYFYEVMVEETTPEEKEQERLEEIAQLNQPKTHTAFNEAGKFQNNTDDFKTLEELMESRQNDATLTQEENTDGEGDDEFMSSMSTIAAKRAEKRKTTASNGANISEILAQNSGVNKNSSISYSLVDRYPTKQLPNPIYTCAESGKVVVNIVVNAQGTVIEATINRSSNNLNGCLTDNAIAYALQSRFNQNSAKSTQIGTITYLFQPK; from the coding sequence ATGATGAAACTAGAAAGACATCATTACGCGGCTATCATTTCTGGACTTATTCTGTCTATTACAGTGCTGATAGCCTTTAATATTCACTTAGGATCCCTGGGTGAAGAGGAAGAATACTTCTACGAAGTTATGGTAGAAGAAACCACTCCTGAAGAAAAAGAACAGGAACGGTTAGAAGAAATTGCCCAACTCAATCAACCTAAAACACATACAGCATTTAATGAAGCTGGTAAATTTCAAAACAACACAGACGACTTTAAAACACTTGAGGAGTTAATGGAAAGTCGTCAAAATGATGCTACATTAACACAAGAAGAAAATACCGATGGTGAAGGAGATGATGAGTTTATGAGTTCAATGTCCACAATCGCAGCCAAACGTGCTGAAAAGCGGAAAACTACTGCTTCTAACGGTGCAAATATCTCAGAAATCTTAGCTCAGAATAGTGGGGTTAATAAAAATAGTTCAATAAGTTATTCCCTTGTTGATCGTTACCCTACCAAACAATTACCCAATCCTATCTACACCTGCGCAGAAAGCGGAAAAGTAGTTGTTAATATTGTAGTAAACGCCCAAGGGACCGTTATCGAAGCAACTATAAATAGAAGTTCCAACAATCTGAACGGCTGCCTAACCGACAATGCCATCGCCTATGCTTTACAATCACGATTCAATCAGAATAGTGCAAAATCAACTCAAATAGGAACAATTACATATTTATTCCAACCTAAGTAA
- a CDS encoding DNA-3-methyladenine glycosylase I yields the protein MKKHRCGWCIGDPLYEKYHDEEWGVPVKDDETLFEFLMLETFQAGLSWITVLRKRENFRIAFDNFDFNTISNYSEEKLENLIQDTGIIRNKLKIKATVTNAQAFIKIREEFGSFSKYIWNFTNGNPIINELTHYKQAPANTPLSDQISKDLKKRGFKFVGTTVIYAHMQATGMVNDHEVGCFRYKEVLIGK from the coding sequence ATGAAAAAACATCGATGTGGATGGTGTATCGGAGATCCCCTTTATGAAAAATACCATGATGAGGAATGGGGTGTACCTGTAAAAGATGATGAAACCCTTTTCGAGTTTCTTATGCTTGAAACTTTTCAAGCAGGATTAAGTTGGATTACAGTATTACGTAAACGAGAAAATTTCAGAATAGCTTTTGATAATTTTGACTTTAACACTATAAGTAATTATAGTGAAGAAAAACTGGAAAACCTTATTCAAGATACTGGTATCATTAGAAACAAATTGAAGATTAAAGCTACCGTTACCAATGCTCAGGCTTTTATAAAGATAAGAGAAGAATTTGGTAGTTTTTCAAAATATATATGGAACTTTACAAATGGTAATCCTATAATAAACGAGCTTACTCACTATAAACAGGCTCCGGCAAACACACCACTATCAGATCAAATTAGTAAAGATTTAAAGAAAAGAGGTTTTAAATTTGTGGGAACTACCGTTATTTATGCACATATGCAAGCTACAGGAATGGTTAATGACCATGAAGTAGGTTGTTTCCGTTATAAGGAAGTATTAATTGGTAAATAA
- the aat gene encoding leucyl/phenylalanyl-tRNA--protein transferase, with the protein MIWLTEELYFPDPLQTEPHGIVAAGGDLKPERLLMAYHNGIFPWYDDDQPILWWSPDPRMVLFPKDLYISKSMRKLISKNVFKVTFNQSFRSVIQGCAAAKRIGQRGTWITDEMIEAYIELHELGHAMSVEVWQDSSLVGGLYGVDLGTVFCGESMFSNVSNASKVGFISLVEKLIHDDYKLIDCQIYTEHLASLGACEIPREVFLSYLPINTSL; encoded by the coding sequence ATGATTTGGTTGACTGAAGAATTATATTTTCCTGATCCATTACAGACCGAACCTCATGGAATTGTTGCTGCAGGAGGAGATTTAAAGCCAGAACGCCTCTTGATGGCATACCATAACGGTATCTTTCCATGGTATGATGATGATCAACCAATACTATGGTGGTCTCCTGATCCAAGAATGGTACTTTTTCCTAAAGATTTATACATTTCTAAAAGCATGCGAAAGTTGATTTCTAAAAATGTATTTAAGGTAACATTTAATCAATCATTTAGAAGTGTTATTCAAGGGTGTGCTGCTGCTAAAAGAATAGGGCAAAGGGGGACTTGGATTACGGATGAAATGATTGAAGCCTACATTGAACTTCATGAATTGGGTCATGCTATGTCTGTAGAGGTATGGCAGGATAGTTCTTTGGTGGGGGGGCTCTATGGGGTCGATTTGGGGACTGTTTTTTGCGGGGAGAGTATGTTCTCAAATGTGAGTAATGCCTCCAAAGTAGGATTTATTTCTTTGGTAGAAAAGTTAATACATGATGATTATAAGCTTATTGATTGTCAGATATATACCGAACATTTGGCAAGTTTAGGAGCTTGTGAAATTCCTAGAGAAGTGTTTTTGAGTTATTTACCAATTAATACTTCCTTATAA
- a CDS encoding DUF3127 domain-containing protein has translation MEIQGRIKMLGSTQTVGSGGFRKRELVITTEEQYPQHLLVEFVQDKCDLLNAYQVGQQVKVSINLRGREWVNPQGETKYFNSIQGWRIESLQAAQSAPPQMPPVPPADAFEPASNFNEEEYDDLPF, from the coding sequence ATGGAAATACAAGGCCGCATTAAAATGCTGGGGTCTACACAAACAGTAGGCAGTGGCGGTTTTAGAAAAAGAGAATTGGTAATTACCACAGAAGAGCAGTATCCACAACACTTATTAGTGGAGTTTGTTCAGGATAAGTGTGATCTTTTAAATGCTTATCAAGTGGGTCAGCAAGTAAAGGTAAGTATTAACCTTCGCGGACGTGAATGGGTAAATCCTCAAGGTGAAACCAAGTATTTTAATTCAATCCAAGGTTGGCGAATTGAAAGCCTACAGGCAGCTCAGTCTGCTCCCCCCCAAATGCCTCCAGTGCCACCAGCTGATGCCTTCGAACCCGCAAGTAATTTTAATGAAGAGGAGTACGACGATTTACCTTTTTAG
- a CDS encoding flavin reductase family protein: MLTIKPGEIPTAKLHSYMLSAVAPRPIAFASTIDQDGRPNLSPFSFFNVFSSKPPIMIFSPNRRVRDNSTKHTLENVIVTKEVVINIVNFSMVQQTSLSSTEYPQGVNEFLKAGFTMLASEEVRPYRVKESPVQFECKVREVIELGQEGGAGNLVICEVVKMHIDESILDDSGNIDQHKIDLVSRLGGNWYGRPSKGLFEVPKPLTTLGIGVDSIPESIRWSKVLTGNDLGMLGNVEALPTTEEVTYFLHQNVSIKGVISTFDQDKIHLKAQEYLKVNDVISAWKVLLASLNNE; the protein is encoded by the coding sequence ATGCTTACTATTAAACCTGGGGAGATACCTACGGCTAAATTACATAGCTATATGCTATCGGCAGTGGCACCTCGCCCTATAGCTTTTGCTAGTACAATTGATCAAGATGGACGTCCAAATTTATCGCCCTTTAGCTTTTTCAATGTTTTCAGTAGCAAACCTCCAATAATGATTTTCTCTCCTAACCGACGTGTGAGGGATAATTCAACTAAACATACTTTGGAAAATGTAATAGTAACTAAGGAAGTTGTCATCAACATAGTAAACTTTAGTATGGTTCAACAAACATCTTTGTCAAGTACTGAATACCCTCAAGGTGTAAATGAGTTTCTAAAGGCTGGTTTCACTATGTTGGCTTCAGAGGAGGTGCGGCCATATAGGGTGAAAGAATCTCCAGTACAATTTGAATGTAAAGTACGTGAAGTTATTGAGTTAGGTCAAGAAGGAGGTGCTGGGAATTTGGTAATTTGCGAAGTGGTTAAAATGCATATTGATGAATCAATTCTTGATGATTCTGGGAATATAGATCAGCATAAAATTGATTTAGTTAGTCGATTAGGAGGGAATTGGTATGGGCGTCCTAGTAAAGGATTGTTTGAGGTTCCAAAGCCTTTAACAACCCTTGGTATTGGTGTTGATAGCATTCCAGAAAGCATTAGATGGAGTAAGGTACTTACGGGAAATGATTTGGGAATGTTAGGAAATGTAGAAGCCTTACCTACCACGGAAGAAGTAACCTATTTTTTACATCAGAATGTTAGCATAAAAGGAGTAATTTCTACCTTTGATCAGGATAAAATTCACCTCAAAGCGCAGGAGTATCTAAAAGTAAACGATGTAATTTCAGCCTGGAAAGTGCTTTTGGCGAGTTTGAATAATGAATAA
- a CDS encoding sensor histidine kinase, translated as MPFSRYKNKIRLLLVCISVGIVGAILWNTYSFFQQFKDEERDKMDNWAAAQQSIITADEDENVDLAFKVITGNYSNPMIYVSVDGWFSTNNINKEKAKDSLFIKERIAVFEQENEPIDIIYNGERFGTLYYGNSNVLNNLKYYPLALLLIIFLFSTVVFFFYRTARISDQNKLWAGMAKETAHQIGTPLSSLLGWTEILKSQQVDPSIISEIEKDVNRLETITDRFSKIGSSPALEVADIVTETKLAFDYLKLRTSQQVIYSIHLPDKVIPVRLNKQLYGWTIENLVKNAIDAMRGKGQITVTMEYFGNILKIQIADTGKGIAKKNYKRIFEPGFTTKKRGWGLGLSLVKRIIEDYHGGRVKVLSSELGKGSTIQLQLYTATKT; from the coding sequence ATGCCCTTTTCTCGCTATAAAAATAAAATACGCCTCCTACTAGTTTGCATATCTGTAGGAATTGTCGGTGCCATCCTATGGAACACCTATAGTTTTTTTCAACAATTTAAAGATGAAGAACGGGATAAGATGGACAATTGGGCAGCTGCACAACAATCCATAATCACTGCTGATGAAGATGAGAATGTAGACTTAGCCTTTAAAGTCATTACTGGGAACTATTCTAACCCCATGATCTATGTAAGTGTTGACGGTTGGTTTAGTACAAATAACATTAATAAAGAGAAAGCAAAAGACTCCCTTTTTATAAAAGAACGTATTGCTGTTTTTGAGCAAGAAAATGAGCCAATAGACATTATATATAATGGCGAAAGATTTGGCACTCTCTATTATGGTAATTCAAATGTTCTTAATAACCTTAAATACTATCCTTTAGCCCTATTACTTATTATTTTTCTCTTCTCAACAGTAGTTTTTTTCTTTTATCGTACCGCTAGAATTTCGGATCAAAACAAACTATGGGCAGGTATGGCAAAGGAAACAGCGCACCAAATAGGAACACCACTATCTTCCTTATTAGGATGGACTGAAATTCTAAAATCGCAACAAGTAGATCCCTCCATAATTAGTGAAATAGAGAAAGATGTGAACCGTTTAGAAACCATTACTGACAGATTCTCTAAAATAGGCTCATCACCAGCGCTAGAGGTAGCAGATATTGTTACAGAAACCAAACTTGCTTTCGATTATTTAAAACTTAGAACTTCTCAACAAGTAATTTACTCCATTCACCTACCCGATAAAGTCATACCAGTTCGATTAAATAAACAACTTTATGGATGGACTATTGAAAATCTAGTCAAAAATGCAATTGATGCTATGAGAGGAAAGGGGCAAATAACAGTCACAATGGAATATTTTGGCAATATTTTAAAAATTCAAATTGCTGATACTGGAAAAGGTATTGCCAAAAAAAACTATAAACGAATTTTTGAACCTGGGTTCACAACTAAAAAAAGAGGCTGGGGCCTTGGACTTTCCCTTGTGAAACGTATTATAGAAGATTATCACGGAGGGCGAGTAAAAGTACTTTCATCAGAGCTTGGTAAAGGATCTACTATCCAACTTCAACTATATACGGCTACTAAAACCTAA
- a CDS encoding HIT family protein, whose translation MASIFTKIILGEIPCFKIAEDEFFIAFLDVNPNSKGHTLCVPKKEINKLFDLDEETYMGLMVFSRKVAKALEKAVECKRVGVAVVGLEVPHVHVHLIPLNEMKEMTFQHKVSMTSEEMESLAKRVQLFLE comes from the coding sequence ATGGCGTCAATTTTCACTAAAATCATTCTAGGGGAAATCCCTTGTTTTAAAATTGCTGAAGATGAATTTTTTATTGCATTTTTAGATGTTAATCCTAATTCAAAAGGACATACTTTATGTGTTCCTAAGAAAGAGATAAATAAACTATTTGATTTGGATGAAGAAACCTATATGGGTCTAATGGTGTTTTCAAGAAAGGTGGCGAAAGCTTTAGAAAAAGCAGTAGAGTGTAAGCGGGTTGGTGTTGCAGTGGTTGGTCTTGAGGTGCCGCATGTACATGTACATCTTATTCCTCTAAATGAAATGAAAGAAATGACATTTCAACATAAGGTTAGTATGACTTCAGAAGAAATGGAATCATTAGCAAAACGTGTACAGTTATTTCTGGAGTAA
- the greA gene encoding transcription elongation factor GreA, whose translation MSKVSYYTAEGLKKLREELNYLKDIERPKASQAIAEARDKGDLSENAEYDAAKESQGLLELKIAKMEEVLANARLIDESQLDTSKVLVLSTVKLKNVANGMQMKYTLVAESEADLKTGKISVSSPIGKGLLGKSVGEIAEIQVPNGVMKMEILEISRD comes from the coding sequence ATGAGTAAAGTATCTTATTACACAGCCGAAGGATTAAAGAAATTACGGGAAGAGTTAAACTATTTAAAAGATATAGAGCGTCCAAAAGCTTCTCAAGCTATTGCTGAAGCGCGTGATAAAGGAGATCTCTCTGAAAACGCTGAGTATGATGCTGCCAAAGAATCTCAAGGATTATTGGAGTTAAAAATTGCTAAAATGGAGGAGGTTCTTGCCAATGCGAGATTAATTGATGAATCCCAATTAGACACTTCAAAAGTGCTGGTGTTGTCAACAGTGAAACTTAAAAATGTTGCCAATGGTATGCAAATGAAATATACCCTTGTGGCAGAAAGTGAGGCCGATCTTAAAACTGGAAAAATTTCCGTAAGTTCCCCTATTGGAAAGGGATTATTAGGTAAATCAGTTGGAGAAATTGCAGAAATCCAGGTTCCCAATGGCGTGATGAAAATGGAGATTTTAGAAATTTCTCGCGATTAA
- a CDS encoding Rieske (2Fe-2S) protein — protein MKISFYIAILLVMVSCSSESLDRNPYLEEANFKFEINLNLASYSSLTTTGNAIYIGNTGVGTKGIFVINAGFNTYYAWEASCPNHSPNLCSKMTIIGGTNVKCSCENYEYSLFNGYLLSTPETEKKVYGLLNYRTSVNGSFITVSN, from the coding sequence ATGAAAATATCTTTTTATATTGCAATTCTGCTAGTTATGGTCTCTTGTAGTAGTGAATCATTAGATAGAAACCCATATCTTGAAGAGGCGAATTTCAAATTTGAAATCAATCTCAACTTGGCAAGCTATAGCAGCCTAACCACAACTGGAAATGCGATATACATAGGAAATACAGGAGTTGGTACTAAAGGCATATTTGTTATTAATGCAGGCTTTAATACCTATTATGCGTGGGAGGCAAGCTGTCCTAACCACTCCCCAAACTTATGTTCTAAAATGACTATTATCGGCGGCACTAATGTTAAATGCAGTTGTGAAAATTATGAGTATTCTCTATTTAACGGATACCTACTATCAACTCCAGAAACAGAAAAAAAAGTTTATGGTCTTCTTAATTATCGCACCAGTGTAAACGGAAGTTTTATTACCGTTTCCAACTAA